The following is a genomic window from Eulemur rufifrons isolate Redbay chromosome 20, OSU_ERuf_1, whole genome shotgun sequence.
AACTTGACAGTGGAGGTGGAAAGGGCTGGGATTCTGGATCTGTTTGAAGGTAGGGTGCACACAGGGTGTGGGATTTGTTGATGGGTGGCACACAGGGTGTGGGAGAGAATTAAGGATGACTCAAAGGTTGTGAGCCTGGGCTCCTGGAAAGATATGAGTTGGCATCAACAGAGATGAGGTGACTATGGGTGAGGATGTTTGGCATAGGGGTGGGAACATCAGAAGCTCAGTTTCTGAGATACTAAATTTGGGATGCCTTGAGATATCCCAACGGGGATGGCAAGTAGGCAGTTGGAACGAATCCAGAATTCAGGGCGGAGGTCTGGACGAGAGATAGCGGGTGTTGTCACAGGTTACACATGGCATGGCAGTGGAGGTCACTTCTAGGTACTGACATGGCTGGGTGTACAAAAGACAGCCAGGCCACAACTCCTTGCTCTTCCGACTTGGCAGACAGCCTGCACTGTGCGGGCTGCATCTCATGCATGGCACGCCGTGCAGACCGCTTAGCTTCGGACGTCCACCCACCTGCGTTCTTGTCTCATTTTCAGCCTGCTTATTTATTGCTTTGGAAGGAAACTCAAGGGAAGCACCTTGACCAAGCTGCTTTTGTCCATGGTCTAGACTAGCCCACCACCTTTCCTTcctacacatgtacacacatcaCCTGCATATTCTGGGAGCTATCGGAAAACCCTCTGAGGCAACCTAAACCCCCCGTGTTGGCTGTACAGACACCACCAATGCCACTACTGCTAGCCTGCTGCACTCCGACATGTGCAGCTTCTAGGGTGCCCTCGCCCCAGCCCTATCCTGGAGCCCAGATCCCAAGCCGGAATAGGCCACATCCATTCACAGTACCATTTGCTGACTGGGCGCTTACATGTCCTCAGATGGTCTGGCCTCGGTGGCAGACAGCCCTTATGCCTCCAGGAAGCACACAGTCTAATGGCAGTGAAAGGAGAACAGCAGCCAGGTGATAAGGAACGTGGAACGCCAAGTCCAGGGAGCTGGACGAGGGGCACCTACAGCAGCCTGGCATGTCAGGGGACACTTGCTGGAGGAAGCAACTTCTCGTCTGGTTTTGTAAGTAAGAGCGAAGCAGGCAGCTCAAGGGTGTGTGTGGTTCGTGGAACAGGGCATTCTAGGCTAAACCGCTATTGCAGGAGAACTGagtgggctggggggtgggggcgtaACCACAAATAACTTACACAGTCGATGCCAAGTTGCGAGAGGAAAAGACAGGAGATGAGGGTAGCAGGAGACATCAGCCCAAGGGCTTGTTTTACAGGAATGAGGGTTATATAacaagcaggggagggaggcaggggcaggcatCAATCCAATGGGCCTGGCTTCCAAGCCCATGGGTGGTCTAAGGACCACCTGCAACACAGGCTCCTAAAGAGCCTGCTCAACATTTGAAGGTGGACTACACCCGGACCAACTGAATTAATTAGTAGGATCTGGACCCCAGGAATCTGCGTTAGTCTCATAAGTGCCCCTCAtaattctgatgcacactaaagCTGAAGAACTACAAGCCCAagctctcctgcctctcccctctcccgTTGGTGATGTGGACTAGTTCTCAGAGACCCCAAAAGGCAGGATGATTCACTTTCATGGTCATGATTTTGCTTACAGAAAACACTCCCAGCCAAACCCAGGGAGTTCTGGGAATTAcaggatggggaggggggaggagggaagagggaggaagggaggatggaggaggggaggagggaagagcacaGAAGGAATTTTTGGCAAGGATGAAAGGAGGCAGGGAAGTTGTTGGGTATCTTTTTAGGTGGGGAGGCAGGCTCGGAGGTCCTGTTCAGGCACCCAGCAAACAGGCCCTAGTCCTCCACTCTTCCCAGGCCTCAAAGACAGGAGGCAAAGAACCAAGGAAGCAGCTGTTTTTTATTCCACAACAAGTAAATCCCACCTACCACACAGCGACACAGACTTCAGCACACCCTCTCACCCAGGCCAGTGCTGTGCAGTAACACCTCGCGCAGTGACGGAAATGCTTTTCTGCACTGTCCTATACAGTAGCCAGTAACCACTTTtggttattgagcacttgaaCTGTGGCCACCATAGCTGAGGAAATGAATTTCtagtttaaattaatttaaattcaaatgtcaCATTTGGCCTGTGGCTACTGGACTAGACAGCGCAGCTCTAGGCCCTGGCGTGGTCCAGGGGTAGTTGGTTCAAAAGCCAACTCTGGGGAGAATGAGTGGCAGCAAGAGCCCCCTGGGGTCCCCACCATGCCTGTCAAAGAGAAACAGCAGCTGCTGAAGAGGACGGGCCTCAGAGTGGGGGCACACCTCGGGCGCGCCGGATGAGGTTGGCCAGCCGCTTGGCCAGGCCACCCGTGCTGGGCTCCTCGATGTGGAAGGTCCGGGTGAGGAGATTGTAGAAGGAGCCGTAGCACACGGCCACCACGGTGCACGTGAGGCAGATCACATTGTAGGGCATGCTGAAGTCCGGTGTCGGCAGGTTCACCAGCAGCGGCTCCGTGTAGAGTCGCACAAAGTAGCTAGAGCCATCGGAGACTGGGAACCTGGGGGTCAGGGAAGGAGTGGTGACACAGCACTGGCTgctcctccccagctcccctgTCCTCACTCCCGGGCTGCACTGGGCCACTGCCACACGGTCAGGGTTTGCAACGTTCTCTTAGTATCAAAACCTTTCAACAGAAGGCATCTTACCTGAAAGCTCAACGCATAAACCTGATAAAAGGAGAGTAGCCTTGCATTGAAGTGGAGAGAAGGGACCCTGTCTTCACTTGGCTGCCCCTTCTTAGCCTGgtctctgccacctcctccaagaagcacTCCTAGATGACCCACTAAATTactccctaccccaccccaatCACCACTGTGTTACTCTCTAGAACAGAACTTCCCTCTAGCTGTAAGCACAAGGAGGATGGGATGAGTCTGTTGTGTTTTCTCTCGTATACCCGGTGCTCTCTGAAGCACTGGCATTGATAAGTGCTCgattaaatatttaagagtatCACTGACTAAATGTAGGCTGTAACTACTCCTACCCTCACCTATTAATTTTTCTAGCAgcactttaaaatcattttatgaagTCTTTACAAATATCATAGACCACTAGGACTTTCAGTAGGAGTGAGTGAAACGCACACGTTGCTTTGGAAGAGGTGACACCTACCCCAGCCCACCCCGCAGGAGCCGGATCATCTGTGTTAGGGCCACTGACGATGCGCTCTCAGGAGGGCGCGGTTACACTTACAGGGTGTTGAAGAGGGGACTGCCTTCCCAGTCCACTGGTTTGGCTGCCACCACGCTGGGCACAAGGGCGCTGAGGACAGATGGGCTGTGGAAAAGCAGACAGATGGCCGGTGTTCCCAACGGGCTCCCCCACCAaggggtgaggggcagagagggaggatcAGGAAGGTGGGGGGCAGCCTGTGGGGGTGGAGCCCACCTGATATAGAAGCCGTGGTTGGGGTCTGGGGTGTACTCGGTCCACTTGAGCAGCGCCCGCTCAAACTGGATGGAGACCTTGGTGACCGAGTTGGCTGGCAGCTGAATCAGCATCTCTAGGAGGTGGGGCTGTAGCCGGTCCTGGGCAGGCTGGTAGTGGATGTAACCTGGAGACAGGCAAAGGCCACTCATACCTCTCTCCTGGGGCCACACTACCTACCCTCGGGTTCCTACCACCTTGCCCTGGGGCCTCAGTCTGGGTGCCGAGGTGGTGGGCTCCGGGTCACAGAAGTCAGGGAGTCTAAGGAAGGAAATGGGGTCTCAGGAAAGGGAGAAGATGTTTCCAGGGCAGTGATCCCAGGACGTGGTCCAGAGAGGCTGTCAGAGTGCTACAGACCACTAATCAATCTTCACATCGCTGAAACTGGGGCACCAGACACCAAGTGCCTGATGTGATGCAAGAGGAAGTTCACAGAGCCACGGGGGAATTTTCCTTGCCAAAAATACGGGACATCAATCTAATCAAGTTTCTAAATCTAACCACGAATACACAAGAAATATAGGAgacagaggaacatgttaaaaACCAGCACAAGGACAAATCCAGAAGGtagaacattctacaaaacaaaTGACCCAGTTTCCCCAACAAATAGCTTATCAAAAAATGGGAACTGTCATAAATTAAAAGAGACTGAACAAGAGCACCACCCCAACTGTAAGACGTTAATCATGAGGGAAactgtgggtggggagagggggagtttatgggaactctgtacttttgCTCCATAttcctgtaaacctaaaactgctctaaaacacAAAGTCtatttgtcttaaaaaaagaaacttaagagaCATATCAAGCAAATGCAATGCGAGGACCTTGTTTAGATCTCAATTCAAACAAACcaataataaaaagtcatttttatgaaCATGCAGGGATAATGATatggttatatttttttcaagttcctTTTCTGTTAGACATATATACCATACTTAAAGGTAAACTCATGCAATGTCTAAGATTTGCTTTAAGGTACTCCAGCAGAAAAATAAGccagtaaagaaaaaagaaaaagcaaaaaacaggGGAGAGATGAACAAAAATGACAGGAAGCTGGAGACTGGAAGTTGCAGGATGGGTATACATATGGGAGTTTAGTACACTATTCTATTTGGGTTAGTGTCtgaaattttccaaagaaaaagataaaaaaacaaaaccaaacagaaaaactTACAGAATACATAGGTAAGATGTTTGAAATAGAGATTTTGAAGGTGGTACAAATAATGGTGTTGAAAATAAGCACGACGATTAACCACAGGCTTGAAAACATGGGAAACAACAGGGGTATGCAAAGAAGAATTTTAAGTCTGGCTGTTTGGAATGTGACATAACACCTTcctaatatctttttctttattatttgtctcCCCCTACACCAAAGAAAAACAAGTGCTTTAGTGTTATGCTAATagaagtactcagtaaatattaatttccccttagaaaaataatggaaaataaaaataaattttaaaaactgtatgtcTTTACCCCTCCTAAGGAAGCAAAAACTGTCTACCCCAGCTCTGCTAAGCTTAGCTTAGCTTCCAAAACCCAAAATTACCATCCCTTTCTCTACCTTAAAGAGTCTATGAGTCATCACAAAACACGAGCTGGTGCCTGAGGCTCCAGAAAGGAGAAAGTGAATGAAAAAGATCAGAAAGCTACTGCCTTCATACAGGCCTATTAAGAATCACCAGTATTTTGTGTTTAATGATCTTTGATTAATAAATTACTTCTGAATCTGGCATAGTGAGTCTTCCCATTCCATTTTCCAAACTATTCCTAACTCTTCATGCCTGTGTAGATTTTCAGAGGTACTCAGGCAGTATCCTGAAAAATGAGAGTTTGGGGGACCCGGAGAGAGAATGAGCCAGGTGGGCTGGGGGGCCTGGTTCGGGACTCAGCTCCTCACTTGGTTTGTTCTCCTTGCCCTTGGAGGTGATGGTGAGGGTGTGCACATACAGCCGCAGATACCAGGGCACGGAGTCCAGCAGCAGCACGGGGAAGGCCCGGTAGGGGTGGGTGTTGTACAGCAGCGTGCTCAGCTCCCCCTTCTGCAGCCCGTAGCCGCTCACGTAGCGCTGGGCGTGCAGGAAGGGCACTGGAGGGGCCTCTATGTAAAGAAAAGTCAGCAGTTAGCTGCTGCTAAAGGAAAGGGTTTAAACGCCAACTCCCTAGGCCATGTTCAGAGCCCCAAGC
Proteins encoded in this region:
- the PIGT gene encoding GPI transamidase component PIG-T isoform X5, encoding MFSRTLTEPCPLASESRVYVDITNYSQDNETVEVNPPPTITYEDVILGTRRTYAVYDLLDTAMINNSRNLNLQLKWKKPPENEAPPVPFLHAQRYVSGYGLQKGELSTLLYNTHPYRAFPVLLLDSVPWYLRLYVHTLTITSKGKENKPSYIHYQPAQDRLQPHLLEMLIQLPANSVTKVSIQFERALLKWTEYTPDPNHGFYISPSVLSALVPSVVAAKPVDWEGSPLFNTLFPVSDGSSYFVRLYTEPLLVNLPTPDFSMPYNVICLTCTVVAVCYGSFYNLLTRTFHIEEPSTGGLAKRLANLIRRARGVPPL